The Bacteroidota bacterium genomic interval CGACGCGGTACAGCGCGCGGTTTCGATTGCCGAGGACTTCCTGGATGCGGGCGATATAATACTCACCCCAGGAATCGTCAAATTCGGTGTCGTAAAGCGAGGCAATCAGGCCGGTAGCTGTACCGCGTCGAACGCGCCCTCGAAAAAGACTTGCTACATGTAATCGACCCCGACCCCTGGTTGACTGACCTTCGCAACGACCCACGCTATCAAACTTTGCGGTCAGACTACCTGAACAACTGATTTTCCACCCACTTTATCACCATAGTGCAATGCCTGTATCAACTAATTCCGTCGAACCTTTATCTCTCGAACCTATATCTGAAATCAAGTTCACCAATTTCGCTGTTCGCCTGCGTGATTTTGATGGACAATTTTTCAATGCCGAAGTGACCAACTCTCCCATCGGACGCATGCGGGAGCCGGTATCTGTGCCGTTTAACGCCAACGTCATCCCATACGTGCGCAAACTTTCAAACCCTGAACTGCAAGGCGCTATGCAGAACCACGAATTAGTGACAATGGGCGAAATGCTTGGTGACATGATACTTCCCATGAACGTACGGCGCATGTTCATCCAATGCTGGTCGATGGTGTATGGTTGGCAAATTGAGGAAGGGAACGAAGAAAATCATGGGATACGATTAATGCTTGAGCTGGATGACGAATTCCTTAATACGCTACCGTGGGAGTACATGTACCTGCATGAATACCATCATATGCGTGGCCTGGCGCTAGACTGGGATAAAGCTGGTGACTTCGGAGTGCTAGACGAAAAGGACACCCTGACAAGAGACCGTGGCTTTCTGGGGCTCCCACCAAATCAGCACGAAATTAAATGCGTCCTTAAGCTGAAGAAAACACAGCTTAAGGATCGCCTCAAAAAACAACTTGTTAAAGAATGGAAAGGGACACTGCCTAAAGACGCCTGGCTCGAAGCATGGCTCAGTAAATGGATGGACAATCGAATGAGCGCTCTTCGCCCCAAAGCAGACTTGATATCGGGTAAGCCCAAATCGAAGCTTAAAGAAAGAGAATTGATCACCTGGCTGGAAGAAAGACTTGAGGAAGACCTGGTTACCAAGCAAGCTGAGCGATCGCACACCGCCCCTTTTATTTCCATTGTACGCCATGAATCCTTTGTGGGACGTACATCGGAGCGCAAGCCAAACAAGAAAATAAGGGCCCTTATTGCGTTAGCCGAGCCAAGTGATTTCCGAAATATTGAGACAGAACTGGAAATACAGAATATTTTGTCTGCAACTCGAGGAATAGTGTCCTCCGATACATCTAACAGCAACGGATCCCAAGTACCTGTAGAAGAACCGCCTTGCGGCCGGCATTTCAGCATTAATGACAAACTAGAGATCGACGTACTGTGCAACACAAGTAGATCATCGTTGCAAAGCAAGCTCGACAAAACCAGAGGAGGACTCGACATCCTTCATTTTAGTGGACACGCTGACGTTATCAACAGCACCCTTGTCGATAAATACAACCGCATCACGTTTATTGATGAGGAATCCGATGCAAGTATGTTTGACGCATCCTTGTCGGATGAATCAGGTGCCCGAGGCACCGGCTTCACACGCGGCACTGGATTTACCAGAGGTACAGGCTTCACGCGGGGCACTGGCTTCACCAGAGGTACTGGGTTCACACGCGGCACTGGCTTCACCAGAGGTACTGGATTCACACGCGGAACTGGCTTCACCAGAGGTACTGGGTTCACACGCGGCACCGGGTTCACCAGAGGTGCCAATGGTGAAATCGATTTATCGTCACAGTACGATGATCTCAACGCCATTACCGAACGCCGGCAAGGTATGATTCTGCTTGAACAGGGAAACCGCCAACACCTGTGGCACGAACATGAAATTGATGCACTACGCGAAGAATATCGCGGATTCCGGCGGCCCAAGAACCGACTCCTTCACGATTTCCTTGACTTTCTTTGGGACCACCACCCAAAACTCGATGCCCTCAGGATTTACCTCGTGCAGTCTGAGCGCATTGAGGAAAAAAGCAAAATCTATGAAGATGCAAAAGCTGCCTGGGAGCCGTTTCAAGTACTTACAGAATCCCTTTGGGAAAAGATGCCTGATCTACTGCGGCTCAATGTAACGCGCTGGGAAGCCGGCACACATGACGTCGTGTGGGCTGACGAATTGGCGCGAATGGTAATGGAGCACCATGAATCTTTGCGGCTCGTGATATTAAACGCCTGCATGACGGGCCGGGAACGTGGTCGCGACTTCATGTCGGCGGGTGTTTCCACGACCTTGCTAAAAGCCGGCGTACCGGCTGTTGTAGCAATGCAGATGAGCATTAATGATGAAGCAGCCATTGCCTTTTCATCAAACTTCTACAGCAATCTAGCACGTGGCGCTACCGTTGAGGTAGCCGTGGCCATGAGCCGTAATAATATTGCGGCCAAAGGTCTACGCGATCAAGAATGGGGCATTCCGATTCTGTATGTCCGCTCAGCGACCTCTGCAACTACCTTGACCCCACAGGTCAAGGTAAAAGCTTTCCAGTCGTACGAAATGAAGGTATCACCACCCAAAGTTTCGGAAATTGTTGTCCAACCCTAAGAACACAAATGCCAGAAGACGTCCGAAAAAGACTTCCCTGGCGCGCACCCAATCTCAATCCCCAGATCATAACGCACCTACACCGGAGCCCAATAAGGAATCCGATGCGGGTGACGAATAGCAATTCCTAAAGGTTGAAAGTTCAGGTTGGAAGTTGGCGTGCTCCTTGCATACCAACTTTCAACCTTAAACCTGTAACGTTCAACCGTCTCCCAGAAACCAACCTTCTGGAACGACGTATTCCAAGTCACCACAACCAAATTCTTGAGTACACGCATAGATCACTGATACTACCTTTTTTCTGAACCAACACTGACTCGGAAGTAGTTTTAGTATGCTGCGTGCATCTTTGCTCATATTTTGCCTGTCCCTGCTCTTCCCGTGCGCTCCGCTCTTCGCGCAAAACTGGGGGACCCTCGAAGGCCGTATTCTCCAGGCATCAACCAACCAGCCTATTCCCGGCGCTACCGTTATCGTAAACGGGACCAACTTCGGTACAGCCGCTGATGCTGATGGGTTTTACACCATGCGCCTGCCGGCCCGCTCGTACGAAGTCGTCATCCGCGCATTAGGTTTTTCTACGATTGTAGATTCAGTCCTTGTCCGCCGCGACATAGCCAATACGTACGATTACAAACTGGATGAGGAAGCCGTCAAACTCGATGGCATCACGGTAGAGGACGACGCTGCTTTTAATGACGCCGGCGTCTACGAGCTCGACCCGGAGACCATCCAGAAAATCCCCGCCCCCCTGAAAGACGGCTTCCGTGCCCTGAAAGTGGTGCCGGGTGTTGTGACCAACAACGAGCTTTCCAGCCAGTACTCCGTACGTGGCGGTGGATTTAATGAAAACCTGATTTTCTTCAACGGGTTTGAAGTCTACATGCCTTTCCGCCCCCGCCAGGGAGAACAGGAAGGCCTTGGGCTTTTTAATCCGGAACTGGCTGGCCGGATCACCTTTTACACGGGCGGCTTCCCGGCGCGGTATGGGGGCAAGCTCTCATCCGCCCTTGAAGTGGATTACCGCCGGCCGGAAAACGAGCCTTTCCAGGGATCGGTCTCGCTTTCCTTGCTCGATGCCACAGCCACCGCGTCTTCTTCAGCGCTCAATGGCCGGCTGGGCTGGATTGCCGGCT includes:
- a CDS encoding CHAT domain-containing protein, whose amino-acid sequence is MPVSTNSVEPLSLEPISEIKFTNFAVRLRDFDGQFFNAEVTNSPIGRMREPVSVPFNANVIPYVRKLSNPELQGAMQNHELVTMGEMLGDMILPMNVRRMFIQCWSMVYGWQIEEGNEENHGIRLMLELDDEFLNTLPWEYMYLHEYHHMRGLALDWDKAGDFGVLDEKDTLTRDRGFLGLPPNQHEIKCVLKLKKTQLKDRLKKQLVKEWKGTLPKDAWLEAWLSKWMDNRMSALRPKADLISGKPKSKLKERELITWLEERLEEDLVTKQAERSHTAPFISIVRHESFVGRTSERKPNKKIRALIALAEPSDFRNIETELEIQNILSATRGIVSSDTSNSNGSQVPVEEPPCGRHFSINDKLEIDVLCNTSRSSLQSKLDKTRGGLDILHFSGHADVINSTLVDKYNRITFIDEESDASMFDASLSDESGARGTGFTRGTGFTRGTGFTRGTGFTRGTGFTRGTGFTRGTGFTRGTGFTRGTGFTRGTGFTRGANGEIDLSSQYDDLNAITERRQGMILLEQGNRQHLWHEHEIDALREEYRGFRRPKNRLLHDFLDFLWDHHPKLDALRIYLVQSERIEEKSKIYEDAKAAWEPFQVLTESLWEKMPDLLRLNVTRWEAGTHDVVWADELARMVMEHHESLRLVILNACMTGRERGRDFMSAGVSTTLLKAGVPAVVAMQMSINDEAAIAFSSNFYSNLARGATVEVAVAMSRNNIAAKGLRDQEWGIPILYVRSATSATTLTPQVKVKAFQSYEMKVSPPKVSEIVVQP